CCGATAAGCTCTATTCGCGAGGCAATCGCAATCAAAATTATGTGGTGAGCATAGTGCCTGCCTCAGGGAATGTGAACACCGGCCCAATGGAGGAGATCTATCTCGGCTCTTTTCGCCGCTACGATCACGCACAAGTCAAACGTGAAAACCGTTGGAGTGACATGTTTGACCGAGGCAGCGGCCGTGCGCCTGCGGTACCTGGGAGAAAACGCAATGCCATGTGTCGCGATTTGGAGTACGAAGGGAACAATTCGGGTACACTCGGTTTGCGTTATTTCCGTAATTTGGAGAAGCAGCCTCAGTTTGCCAGCAACAATTCCAAACGGATTATTCGCCCCATTCACAAACCAGTTGTCTCGTTTTTTGACGACGGTACACCGCTCGATCCGGCGGTCTATCCATCAACCAACCCGAGCAATAACTATCGTCCTTTTCACGAGGATAAGGCAATTTTTGATGACATCGAATGTCATGTGAACCCGATTGTGCCGTTTATTAGCGAGCGGAGACACTTTGAAAGCACGGTTCAGCGTTTAGTCCCAGGCATGAATACCAACAATGCTGAGGGAATGGTCTGGGCGATGCGCCTTTTGTCGCCATATTGGCAGGGCATTTGGGATGCTTCTCGCCCGCAGTTGCCACGGCATTACGGTGATGAAAACAGCAGTAAATACTTGGTGATGTTTTCCGATGGTAATCATTTGCTTGACCCTGCGTTTCGCGACAAAAAAATGAAACTGATTTGTACCCAACTCAAGCAACCGGGTCGCGACGTGAAAGTCATCACCATCAATTTTGGTGGCGCGGCAAGTCAGCGTTTGATGCAGTCGTGCGCCTCTGGCCCCGAGTTTTATCATGTGGCGAGTTTGTTTAGTGTTGAACGCGTGTTTGAGCAGATTGCCGATCAGGTGATCAGCAGTTCGTTGATAGAGTAACGCAAGGGTATGGTGCGATGAAAAAGCCCTCACATCATGTGAGGGCAGAACAAGCTGGCATTAAATGGGCAAGGTGCGTTCAATCCGTTGGTATGCCAGGCAGTGGAATCTATAGCGGCGTTGTCGCTTAAGCGGTTAGAGCAGCAAGGTGCTCACTTGCCGAAGCTAAGCCTTTAGAGGCAAAGTCGTCACCCATGTTGAGCGCTTCTGCGTAGACAAATTCAACCTCAGTAATACCGATAAAGCCTAAGACGGTGCGAAGATACGGTGTGACGTTATCGCTGGCGGCGTCTTTGTGGATCCCGCCGCGTGTGGTGATCACAATCGCTTTTTTACCTTCAATCAGCCCTTGCACGCCGACTTCGGTGTATTTGAACGTCACACCAGCGCGGGCAATCAGATCAATCCAGTTTTTCAGCTGTGTCGGTACCGTGAAGTTGTACATTGGGGCCGCGATAACCAGGGTATCTGCCGCTTTCACTTCTGCAATGAGTGTGTCTGAAAGCTCAACAATCGCTTGCTGCTCCGCGCTCAACTCGCCGCTGGCACGCAGTGCTGTCGCGACTTGGAAGTCCAAAACAGGCAGAGGTTGCTGCGCTAAGTCACGCACGGTAATTTCTTGTTGGTCGAGATTTTTGACCAATTCATCAACCAGTTTATTCGATTGAGAGTGGTCGCCAAGAATGCTTGATTTAAGAACGAGGAGACGAGACATAGGAGATTCCTTAAGCTTTGTTGCAAAGTATGTGGCCATTCTAGTCACTTTTTATTGAGTGAGAAGTCAAGGAACTTGGTAGTCTCATTCGAAAAATTAG
The Vibrio navarrensis DNA segment above includes these coding regions:
- a CDS encoding VWA domain-containing protein, with protein sequence MRKQAGGISVFMLVMLVSMLVFAAWVTDVMRIYSVHNQVANATDAALASAIISEVPEATAVELLNANLSSGTASLFAQGIRVTHQRDEQEENLQVELDFVPNSLNVTASEIVPISAHAKAGVSSNKAEIVFMLDVSNSMSGEPMAKTKQALLAFADKLYSRGNRNQNYVVSIVPASGNVNTGPMEEIYLGSFRRYDHAQVKRENRWSDMFDRGSGRAPAVPGRKRNAMCRDLEYEGNNSGTLGLRYFRNLEKQPQFASNNSKRIIRPIHKPVVSFFDDGTPLDPAVYPSTNPSNNYRPFHEDKAIFDDIECHVNPIVPFISERRHFESTVQRLVPGMNTNNAEGMVWAMRLLSPYWQGIWDASRPQLPRHYGDENSSKYLVMFSDGNHLLDPAFRDKKMKLICTQLKQPGRDVKVITINFGGAASQRLMQSCASGPEFYHVASLFSVERVFEQIADQVISSSLIE
- a CDS encoding FMN-dependent NADH-azoreductase, which translates into the protein MSRLLVLKSSILGDHSQSNKLVDELVKNLDQQEITVRDLAQQPLPVLDFQVATALRASGELSAEQQAIVELSDTLIAEVKAADTLVIAAPMYNFTVPTQLKNWIDLIARAGVTFKYTEVGVQGLIEGKKAIVITTRGGIHKDAASDNVTPYLRTVLGFIGITEVEFVYAEALNMGDDFASKGLASASEHLAALTA